The bacterium genome segment CGGCCAGAATTTCCCCGTGGTCGAAGGCCAGCGGGGCGGGAAGGGCGTTTTTCGGAAAAACCGCCGCCCGCCGGGCATCGTCGCGCCCCCGGAGCGCACCGCCGAGGGGCCGGGCGATGAAAACCACCGTCACGTTGTGCTGGCGGGGGTCCCGCCTCGGATCGCTGTAGGCGTGAAACTGCCGGATGAGTTCGACCTCCAGCGAGGTTTCCTCGAGCGCCTCCCGGCGGGCGG includes the following:
- a CDS encoding NUDIX domain-containing protein; this encodes ARREALEETSLEVELIRQFHAYSDPRRDPRQHNVTVVFIARPLGGALRGRDDARRAAVFPKNALPAPLAFDHGEILADYLAGKY